DNA from Cyprinus carpio isolate SPL01 chromosome B3, ASM1834038v1, whole genome shotgun sequence:
GAAATTCAGTGTTGCATGCatattaaagaaatgtaaattatatatacttaataattaaaaaacataattatgtatatatttaaaagctagtattttatatacacaatatttatagtacattaacattttaatctatttcatatatatttttatttaaaaacatgtatgcttgtatatttatatacatttttaaatgttttaaaaaaatgtatgcacacgcacacgcgcacacacacacatacacacacacacacacacacacacacatatttaataataatgatgtatatattttatagttattattcTGTATTCACATAATGTAACATTTCAAGAACAAATCTATATATggattgtaatatatattattattatttttattttttatgtgttaaaaaaaactttacagtgAGGTTCTGTTTGTGAACTATCATaatgaattaacaataaacaatagtgtatttataaatgtagCAACTTAATATATGCTATagaatttattattcatatatatatatatatatatatatatatatatatatatatatatatatatatatatatatatgttacaaacaattaataaacatacatatatacacgtatgtatatatatatccacacacacacacacacttttttcctttATGCATTTCATCACTTTGTCTTATAACTGAATAGTTGAGGTTAATACGAGACAGCTGTTCCCTGATCAGCAGAGTTTGCCACATGCAGCTGGATGTCTGGTTTTGAGACAGACCCACTGAGAAGGCAGGTGTTTACTGACAACTGAGCGAGATCTCATGCTAGTTTCACCATAAGGGGCAAGAGATGTGATGTGGTATGAAAACATGAAACGATAACTCCACCTTTTGAAAGTTCAGATGCGAAACCAAGCTGAGAACACAGTACTTTCAGGAACTTTCCTGGTTTCGCATTTTAATAAAACCACAGTTGTTGATACGCTTTTCTTCTGATACTAGTTACAATGGATAGTTTGCATTAgaacactgacacattttttttagcTCCTGCACAAATACAAGGATTCTAGTGTAATTTCCCGCTGTCTGGAGAGGCCTGCATGTTCGTGTGATCTATAGCGTTTCCCTTAAAATGTGCAACTGAGCGAAAGAGGTCAAAGGGCAGTTGGTGAACCGAGTTAGTCCCTGATTTCTCATATAGGTTGATGCAAAACAAAtcgaaattgaaataaaacttccATCATGGTTTCGGTATAACATGACACCAATCTTGCAAagaatattgtattattatttttagaaacatCAGCATTTTCTTAGTACAACTGACTGTTAGAGGACTATTGACTGCTCCAACCGAGAACATCGTCTGCATTAAATCTTAAGATTTATGAAAGCTCTTGGCAACTTCTCCTCCTTTGTTCTTCAGTGAGCATGACTAAAACCCCTATAGGCAGTTTTATATGTGCAATTTAAACGAGACGTTTAATTACAATGCAAATCTAACAaggtgttttgtttatttattctccATTCTTCTGCACTATATTGCCTTCTGAATTTTAAACTTGAATTTCAAACTAGTGAGAACACATAATTCATCTCAAACTCTGATCCAAAGCTAAATTTGGCATCTTATATGCTGGTGACTCCATGTAGTCTAGTCCAGTAAATCTGATGTGCTGTGTGGAGCCTACAGAAGAGTTTAATAGAGTGGAAACACTTCCTTCCTCCTACAGAGAGCATTAGCGCTGTCTGGTCTGGAGTCTCATTTCTACAAGACGAAGCCTGTCCTCTATTGGCAAACTTCAGCAATGGCATGTTGCACTGATTCTTTTCTTTGTTAAACCTAAAGAAAGATATGTTTAAGCCATGAACATTTGATCTCACTCACTTTTttcaaagttattaaaaaaaaaaaaagaaaacactgttcTTGTTGTGTAAGAGTACTGAGaatgtataaaataatcaaatattgcAAGTCAAGCTGTATTTGACCTCTAGAACATGACTAATAAAAGTTTCCCTAACTTTTAAATCACCTATCTTCAAagggtttaaaaacacattaaaaacatcagtCACTTTTTGGGGGCAAAAGGCAAAGgggtgtatgtttgttttttcactgacAGTAATTCCATTTTGCCAATAAAGCTTTTACTGCAGCGATTCTGTcacttttcttttacatttcatAAAGTTCTGATGGCTCCTTCACTATGCAGTACACATACTATCTTAAATGAACCCACACATTAACACAAATGTTCAGctgactgaattattattattatataaatgtatctcaTATTATATGCTCTATACAGGTCGCAATGCCATTTTTGTAATGCCAAATTTTGTCTATGCACTATAATTGATTATATGTTCCTGTTGGATAGAAactagtgctaatgttttgactGAATGacttgattgtatttatttaacaaaatgtagttttggccagaaaaatacaaatttggctaattgtgtgatgtaggtgtgttgctgtgctaagagtttagaaaaagtatgttaagtattggtaaacgcttgttagcaattgaaaaaaatctgtactgtccaacaacaaatattttaccacaatgtatattttagtcaaaatTATTGCAGTCCTATCCTATTgcgtttcatttattttatacacatatGTGCATCAGTGCAGATTCAGTGCAGTCTGTGTTTAGAAGCCACTCACTTTCTGTCAGGATGGGCCATTATGAAAATTGGAAATGCTTTCTAACATTTAGGTCTCAAATGCTGCACACACATCTGTCAAAGCAACTAACAGTGCAGGTTATGCTTATGCATTTGTTAGAAGCACTTGCTAGAAAGCATTCTTATGTCAACTTAGGTCATGCAGCTCACTCTCTGTCCTCCACTGTTTGCATTATCCATTAGGTGACGTGACTGGCAGATGTTTTATGATTAATCGATAATCAGATTtgattgttttcaaaaataatcacaaattatTACTATTCAGTACTTGATGTAGTTAAGATAGTTCTTAGAGAAATGGTGAGCCAGTTTTCGCTCTTCTTCAAGTTTTCCTTGATTCCTATAAGAGTCATATGTGTCCTGTGCCCGATGTATCTGGTGACCAACAGAAATGCCTTTACAAGAAGCAACCATCAGCTTGCCAACTCCATCAATGAAGAACTCTGAAGTCAGTGGTGATAATTCAAAGATGAGACAtggaaacaaatcaatcaatgaaGTTGGTACACTTACCGGTGTGACCGACTCTTTTGAGGAACGGATCAAAGCCAACCCTTTGTACAGCATCAGTACTAGCCAAGAAATAATTAACAACGTCATCCACTAGAAAGCAGCCATCATTACTTGGAAGTGGTTGATGCAACCCTTTAATACATCTTAGGCAGCCGCCGTCACTCTCATCTCCCTCGTCATACTCCAGAACAAAGTAGAACTGGTCCCCCAAAACCTCACCACCAAGCTAATCAGAGAAAACAAGCTTTTACAACAAGTATATATTGCTAAAAGACTTTTCACTAGTTCGTAAAAGAATATCCATTCATACTTACAACATCTAGTTCTGGAAGCGCTTCCATAATCTCCACAAAACTCTCGATCTGTGTCTCATTCAAGAACACAAAGTCGTCATTAACCCACAGAAAGTATTTAGTTGTGAGTTGAGATACAGTCAGATTTCTGCCTGCAAACCAGCCCTGAGAAGTTACCATAATCATCAGCAGTAATAAATTACGGttataaaagcaaaatcacaCCAACAATCCTGTGTTGGTCTCTTGCTAGCGTGATATTGCTAGTTGTAAAAGATGTCTAACTGAACTTTTAACTGAAATCTTTCTAAAACATTGAGGCAATCAATTGGCTAGCATGTATCTTGTAACTAATGTTTTAAGCAGTATTAATCCTGCCTTCTCACTGTGTATTTGCGCAACACACTTTAGTACATATTGTAGGCCTAAGTGTCTTTCCTGTTTAGATAGCCTTTACCCAGGTCTGATGTGGTAGATGGTGCTGGTGTAGGTCACTCTGGACAGCAGATCGTTGAGTTATGTGAGGTTGCTGGATGAGATGGTCAGTTCACTCTGACCCTGTCCCTCCACCTGATCTGCATCCAGAAGATCTTCCACTGAGATCACTCCACTCTTCACACTCAAAGACAACTGCAGACATGACTGTGTTAATACAAATGAAGAACTTTAAGTTCACATATAGAATAGAATCTGAAATtaagaatttgtatttaacacttaaatatgattttatggtgaaaactgaattttaaagtgCATGATTTGTGAATGATTACCTCATACACTGAATAAAAGAATTGGCTTAGAAAAATTTTCACCCAGAAATGGataatttcataaattataaCATCATTTCTGTaatactgaattaaacatgaaattttgaaacgtcacggttacgtatggtaacccttgttccctgaaggagggaatggagacgtcacgtcggtgaccgatggATTGGGATCCCTACGAAAACGCCATGGGTGCTGCctcttccagtgccctgtgcgagccgcctgcgcccctatttggtgtaggccggggctcggaactagtagttccactcaccactgTCAAACCGCTACCTCACTGgatgagattggataacactgggaaaatgtacccgtTCTGCTTGGAACAGAGACGCTGCAGAAAccccatccttcctgaaggagtTTTCGTTAGCAAACACACATATAGCATACGTTAAGGTGTATATGGAAAAAtttttgaggtgattaaaactcTCTTGGTAAGGCAGAAGtctgacctcagaaccttccaactccaaaggaggaggtggcaggcgagttgtgacatgtgacgggagcgcagaccaccttgtagGTTGATGTAGGTCTATGTCGCTGTGTTGGCTGTTTCGGTCCAGCACTTGCTTGTCTCGCAAGCGACCTTTGAGacagttcaaggcaaggtgcactgctaacaactctaggcaattgatgtgccaaagcagctGCAGAGGCccatccaaacccctgagactgcatgcccgttgtatgtggccccccagccggtggtggaggcatccgtgtaaaccacagcatgcctggagatctgctctaggggcacccctgcctggaagaatgcaagatctgaccacaaggtgaaggtttggcgacaggccagtGTAACTTGGACGCGGTGAGTGCCGCACTTCcatgcccacctcgggactcggccataaagccagtgctgtagcggtctcatatgtaacaggccgagtgGTGTAAGTGCCACTGCAGCCACCATAttccccaggagcctctgaaaaagtttcagtggggtaacatattcaagcaggctagcaccgaccacacacgttcctctgtgaggcgttcTGTCTGTTTgactgaatccaactccatatcgagaaaagagatcctctgcatcggggagagtttgctcttttcccagttcaCCCGAaagcccaacaggctgaggtgccagagcaccaggtccctgtgctcgcacaactgatcctgagacagtgctagtatcagccaatcgtatagatagttgagaatgtgaacaccctgctctctgaggggaacaagagctgcCTCCGCGACTtttgtgaagacacggggagacagggacagcccgaagggcaggaccttgtactgatatgcccgtcctttgaATGTAAACCACAGAAAAGGACTGTGgtgcggaaggatcgacacatgaaagtacgcatccttcaggttgatcactgcaaaccaatctcggggatggACACACCCGAAGAGGCCagctgcatcaacatcttgaacggtagccgatgaagggccagGTTCAAAACTCACAAATCCAAGATTGGTCCTAACCCACCCCCTTTCTTGGGTATagtgaagtaagggctgtaaaaccctgccATCATAatggctggagggaccggctttATCATgtccttcaccagtaggactgcgatctctgccCACAGAACATGGGCATACCCTCTCggcagcccgggaaagcataACTGCCATCTtcggatccgattcaggctttgccaccatcccggaGGGCAGCAGCACGGCcaaatcttcatctgacagctctccctccgatgctgagatcgacatctggtcggggggagaTCCACTGGATAACGCTGGTACggtctttgaagagggcccagcgcgttctgTGGGTCGCTCCACTGGATCGGAAGAGCAAGCGGAGCAATGTCCCCAGAGGTTTAGTTCcttgcggggtttgccaccactgtaaccctcaaaccacTTACTGCcagaagtggttctcgtctgtccaCCAGAACGATCCCCAGATCGCGGCAGAGGCAACGGGACTCCACCCCCCCTGGAGGTaacggagcctggttcgcagctctgagatggtcatcttcctgcaGTGTGAACATGATGCATCCACGAAGGCCAGctcagcgtgcttgatgcccagacacgtgaggcagcgattgtGACCATCGCCAGGTAATGACCGCACCCAGAAATGCATGGGTGAAGCGGCATcattataaggacgatccgtcgtctttataaagacgcacccgtgGAGCTCTTTAAGAGGAAATTGTTCTTtaagaaatgctcttttagtgctgaggtgcacaggggagatggccgcttgcaacacaacagggggtagtgcagcctgaagtgcgcaatccactcgacactggaacgaccgccgctgaagcgccgtctcgcaaACACAGGAAGCTTaagagagcgtgctgaactcatagttcacagcagacacagttgagcaggaTGATACTGTCgctcggctctgaagcgaaaagctggtatgcattgcacctgctgccttcttatactcacactgtgatcagcggtagctggatgcaataattgcatgccaatgtgcattggctcgtttagtttacactcaaagtagattggtctatcgaagcgatatcccaaatcgtcggtcaccgacgtgacgtcgagagtgaccaactgaaagggaacaatattttcttgtaaaacatatttattttattttcaacttcaaaaaacctttttttttcttacagtgtacttGGGCTTTTACCTACAATtgtccttaaaaaaacaaaacaaaacaaaaaacagcacaaatagcATTGTTTGCTTAATCTTGTACACCTCCCTCTTGTTGGTTGTTATACCTCTCCCTTGTGTTTGAAGAGCAAAACCTGAAATgatgatataaaaacacaattcactAAATGGATCAAAGGAAATaatacttttgtaacatttttatattctAAGCAGCATATAAGGTGAGGTTTCACTCAGTTAAACAACACTCCTAAACATGACTCAGTTTACAAGGAATATAAGTTAACCTGGTATCAAACGTTTCTTCAGAGGAGCTACCCTGAAACCTGTCATTGGATATTGGAGAGGAGAGTTGGCTGGGGCAATAATAATATCTGTGTTTGTCTTCCTCCTGAAAAAGGGCATGAAAAATACCACAATGTTGGAAAAACTGTACAAATGGCTCCCAGAATGTCTAATGAAAGAATGATAATTGGAAAGTTTGAATGCACCCTCGCTAAGAGATAATATAATGGAGCAAGTCAATCCTCAATGAGAGGTGTA
Protein-coding regions in this window:
- the LOC109052638 gene encoding beta-1,4 N-acetylgalactosaminyltransferase 2-like translates to MIMVTSQGWFAGRNLTVSQLTTKYFLWVNDDFVFLNETQIESFVEIMEALPELDVLGGEVLGDQFYFVLEYDEGDESDGGCLRCIKGLHQPLPSNDGCFLVDDVVNYFLASTDAVQRVGFDPFLKRVGHTEFFIDGVGKLMVASCKGISVGHQIHRAQDTYDSYRNQGKLEEERKLAHHFSKNYLNYIKY